The genomic segment AGGCTAATCAAAGTGTGTGACATTTGAATTGAATATAGAAAGGCATAGGTGCattaaacacataaaaaatataaaaactacgCTACCCTAGTGCCAGAAGACCAAAGTAAATATAACTACAAAATTCAAGTACAAGTTTTCAAATGGGAATCAtccatcatcatcttctaatTTCAAGTCTCTATCATTTTGACTATTGCAGTTATAGATTTCAAGTTTAGAAATTGAAATCCCAAATTTTGTCTCACTACACCTCTACGGTGGCACTATTTAATATCTTGATTCCGACCTACTAAACCTAGTCACTCAATTATTTATGTTGGTAATTATCTTAACATGATTAAATGCAAATTTTCCAGATAAAACCATCAAATTAGATGACAATGAACCTTCATATGCTGAATTTTCACATGTGAATCTAACATGAGAATATACATTTTCAATCAAGATAGAGACTGAAATGAATCTCAAACTAGAGCCTCCAGCAGGAATGAAATTTAACATAAAGATTTACTAGAGACTGAAATGAATCTCAAACTACTTTTTACTATAAGCTGTCATGTGAAATTCTTAAAAAAGTAACAACATGCATGCATGATCAGAGAGTTTCAGTAAATACTGTGCATACCTTAGAAGGCATAACCCATTTTCCATGAATCCAGTCCTGATGCAGCCTCAAATGGGAGTGATGAAACTCTAGTTCCTCGTTAGAAGACCTGAAATAAATCACATACTTGGAGTCGGCAAGAACTTTTGAAATCACACCCACCCACCAACCGTCATTGTACAGGGCATCCACTTCGTCAAGAAGATTGAATTGACCGTCAACATTAGTATTGGGCGGAGGAGGCCTTATGTGAAAGACATCAATCTCCTCTCTCAAAAGATTAGAATCATCATCGGCTAACAGAGTCTGGTACTCAACAAGGAACTTGTCATTTCCCTTTGCTTCAACAATAGTGGCTTCAAACCAAGCTCCACTGAACCCCTCTTCATCACTGCTAACCTCGACTATAGCCCCTTGGACAAATTCATCTGGCTTTGCAGCTTCATTAGATTCATCTGGCTTTGCAGCTTCATTAGATTCATCTGGCTTTGCAGCTTCATTAGATTCATCGTTTTTCTGTAATTAACAACACTGTCGTCGTAACATTAAACTATAACCAAATTAGGCCTACTCCTCTAGTTTAAAATTTTCAGGTTATGACCcggaatatataaataaaattaagagatGAATATACCTGTTGGAGTGGCGGGACCCATTTGTGATCGAACCATTCTCGATGGATTCTGAGTTGTTCTTTGAAAAACACTAATTGCTCCTTGGACGCCCTGAAATACACTGCAAATCTGTCATTCTCTAATTCCTCAGTTATAAATCCCTCCCACCAACCGTCGTTGTAGAATGCGTCAACCTCATCCCCAAATTTGAATATTTGGCCTGTCTCTGGTGGGAGGATGGGCCGCAGTTGACGCATATGCAAGATTTCCCTCAAATGCTTTGAGCTTTTATCGTCTGCCATCAGGTTGTGGTACTCTACTAGGAACCTGTCAGAAGCAAGATGGCGGATGATGGTGCCGGAAAACCAGGAGCCACGGAAGCCTTCATCCTCAGAGCTGACTTCCACCACAGTACCTGGTTTGAAGAAGGCGGCGGAACCCGATGCACCTTCGGTTTTAGGCTTCGGCACCATTGTATTCTTGGTTTAGGGTTTGTACCAGTTGCGGAAATTTAAACGGAACGGAATAAGAGAGAACGTGTTTTATATATGCAGTTGGCGGGAATGCGAAGATACTAGTCTCTTCTTGGGAACTCTTCACATTCTAATGCCTATGCAGTGTTAATTATTCTTCTgcaacatatatttatttattggaatcttttttttttttacaactcagctaagaaaattttataataagtataaaaaggtacaaaatatgtaaaagaaataaagggTTTCCTAtaaattgtttgatgaaatcTTGATAATTTAGGTTGAGAAAATCAATCTCTTTCAATTGtcaattaaagaaagaaaaaaaaattaacattaaaagaaaagaataataaattgaGGCCATAAAATAATCTCATAATTTGGGAAACATAAATATTAAGCAGACATTGGGAAGAAACAATTTAGCACAATGGTAATGCAAGTTCAGTATGGATTATTTATGGCTTGCTTTGGAGTTAATAAAAATTGGAATTGATACTTAAGGCTTAAATGACTTTTTGTAGTCTCATCACACACATTCTTATTTGTATTCATTTTACAATGTGATGATCCTTGTATTTGTAAATGTTTGATTAcgtgaaaatatttataagtatatagaaatattttttgtaaaaataaatttagaaaaaaaaatataatataatgtgcAAGATCGTTCAACCAAATTACTaagattttgttaaaataaacttgttaaaagttgtagttttgttaaaattattaagagCATATTGTAGGATAACATTTGACTaaacaacttattttttaataattaaaacaagtaaaatgaaaaaaaatatacattaaaacaactttattataaactacgttgttatttttttgagtttttttttctatgtaatttcttttgtaagttttaggcttttgaaataaataaaaaacacttattttaaaattagtaatcatttatatatataattttgtttgtatataatataacctaatacattatttatttaaaatttaaacaagatatagaattatttgattaattttgagTTCCAACATtttaccaaaaacatatttaatactCTCTATCTTTCTTCTGACAGCAGTTTGAACGTTTtgttaactaaaaaattaacttttatattttcaataaaatattaaatgactTATAATATCTTCTTCACTGGTCCTATTTCAAGATGTGTTTATgtactattatatttttatctttcttaaaaaaaaaataatgaatagaaaagaaaattattgtaaaaCCAACTATTAAAAATGTACACAGGCCTGATCaacaaagataaataaattatatgattgtAATGCTttgtaacaaaatttaatataacaatAACAGCAAAACAGATTATTATTTATAGTTGTTTAAATAGGTTTACTTGTTAGggttaaaatgtttttttaatcatataaagtttcagtgtttttaccacttttataaaaagttttggaaCAATCCAACAACAAAACTGCAGACCTCTTCTCAGATCAATCCAACTCCTTCTCAAGTCACTTTTATTTCTAATACTtcactttaatttttcaaactAGAAAAATCAGTCTAATTGGCTTCAGCAGCATAAATATTTGATATCAAGGCATAAGTTCCTATTGGCTTCATATCCGAATCCCTTATAACATGCTAATTTGGCCACACTGGGTTGATTATGCAATTTATAAGCCTCTCATATAGACCCATCTGACTGAAATTGTATATTCTCAATTAGTTAATAAGTTTGCTTCACTTTTTCAGAGCTATAAGATAAAATGTCTCAGTCCTTCACCCACTAGTCCTGGCTACAAGCAATTGTGATAAACAATATCCTATCTAGTTTAGTACCTGATCCTACAATTTCATTGAAAAGTTCAACAACTTTTCTACCATATCCATGATCCCAGAGGTCATTCACCATTGAAGTCCAAAAGACCAGATTTgtgaataacatttgttaaATATTTCTTGTGAATCAGCTGTATTTCCACACTTGGCATACATATAAATTAGGGCATTGGATATTTCCAAGTTGTTATCAAGGCCTGTATGAACTATTACACTGTGAAGCTGTTGGCCACAAGATAGAACTGCTAAGTTAGTAAATGCATCTATAGGAGAAGCAATCTTGATTAAAACTTTCTAAATCCAGCTATCAAAGTATTCAATGTGACGATGATGTCTTTCCGAGTCATTTCAGATAATAATTGTTTTGCCTCTGAAAACATAATGACACTATGTGTAGCATGGAATGCATAATAGGAAGGTTGGACTCAACTCCATACTTACCCTAAAAACCGAAACAAATAAAGGCACAAGTGCGGGATTGAGAAGCTAAAGGGACTTGGTGGTCCTTCCTCCTGTTTGTCACCAAGAAATTGTGCTGTGCTATTTAGAAcactaataaataaaacaattaagtaaaaatagatATGACTTTGAAGCAAGACAAGAGGGATTAAGAAAAAACATACCAGAAACATTTGACAGAAAATTCTAAGACCATGGCATATGTCTGCTCTGAGTGTATCCAGTGGTCAAAGTAGTCCGACAGTCATAAGTTTGGTTGTGATATCCTCAAAAACCATTTTTGTGTAGTCCATGGCATTGCAGCAAGTGGCATACATGTCTATGAGTGCATTGTCAACATATATGGATCATCCTAGGACACCAATCTTGATGGCCAAAGCATGAGCTAATTGGCCACACAAAGAGCTTTCAAACCCTGCATTCAAAATAGCAGATATGGTGAATTCAATGGGCTATGCCCCATCTCTGAGCATTTGAAGAAAGACACTCCATCCATGCTTATAGCGGTTGCACAAATTGTTTCCATTGATGATGGCATTTAGGTGATCACATTTCTTCAAACAAAACACATGCCTCTTTGATTGAGCTCTTATCAAgaagaatattaaaatatcattggCTAAATGGTCAAATCCTTAGGGGGAAACAGTTCATTCAATTGGATGCTGTGAAGATAGCTTTTTACCACCAAGGTTGAATTGAAAACCAAAAGAGGACAGTAACTTCTCAGTAAACACCATCTTCCAAAAATGCCCATGCAACCAACTCTCTTATTTGTGTGTCACGATGATGCCATGATACAGGTTTGGGGATGGATACAGATGTTGAAATTTCACAAACACATGTCCTGAATAAGCTCATATAATTGAGAACTGTTCTGGCAACTAGCATAATTGGCCTTTTATGAACTTGGCCTGAAGTCCGgaacataaacataaatatgttAGGAGATTTGTATAGCCATTAGTCAGTTAGGACTAGGCTTCAATAAGTCAATAGTGAAGGATTAACTCTGAGGAGTTAGTTGGTCAGTTTTGCTATATAAGGCAACTCTTACCTTATGTGAAGACATGTAATTGCCTTTTCTCATATTCTTGTATTCTTCTTCTCAATTCAATATAGCTTTTGAAACTGTTTCTTTACGTGGTTCCCTATTGTTCCTCAAGTTCTTTGGACCTTGCATTCCTAGAACTAGAAAActagaaaataatttcttaaatattagtATAAGCCTTAACAGTCCATTCACAGTATCAGCTATGGCAGAGGGTACCCATAATGCAGCGGTAATTAAAGATTTGGAAGAACACGTGTGTACAAGATTAGAAACGCGTTTACTGGAGCTTGTGGGTTCAATGAAAAAAACCTTGGGTGATTCTTTTAAAGATCAAATTCAAGAATTGGTCAAgcaaaattttgatgatgtttttGGCAATTCTACTGGAGTTAATTCTAGAGGTGAGAACCATCGTTCTTCTTCATATTGTTGTGGAACAAGATTGGCAAGAATCAATTTCCCTCGTTTTTCTGGATAAGCTATCCATCAAGGATATTTCAATGCGAAAACTACTTCTTAAATGATAATACGCCTGACAATGTTCGAGTCAAACTTGCAATTGTCATATGGGGGACACGCTTTGTAATGGCATACCGCTATGGTCAGGTCAGCACATTATTCTCCAATGATTTCTTGAACCTAATATACAAGATTACTCATTGAGCAGTTTGGACAAATTTGTGATGAACCTATAGCTGAGTTGATGAGGTTGTTTGTGGCAGAAGAAATTTGTGTCTGAGTACAAGAGGACTTTGATTCAATCTCGATGAGACGGAATCTTAGTGAGGACTATATGTTGAGTTGCTTTTTAGGGGGTTTAAAGAAAGAAATCCACATGTTGGTTAGTATATTTCAGCCTACAGCAGTGAGACGAGCCTTTACCTTGGCAAGAATGTATGAAGCAGCCAATTCCCTTCTATTCAATCTGTTGTGCTACCTAAGCCTCAGAAACGAATCTTAGATCTAAACTTGTCGCCTCGATTAATCCTACTAAGACTGCTCCTAACTTTGGTTATGGGTCTAATATGGAAACTAGTCCTAAGGTCAGAAATAACAGGATTTTAACCCCTATTTATATAAGTGAAAGAAGAGCAAAAAAACTATGTTATTTATGTGATGTGCTATATTCGCAAGAGCATAGTTTAACACAAAAAGATTTAGGTGCATGTTTTGGAGGTTCAGGGAAAGGAGGACTTACGTGAATCTGTAGACCCTGTTGGTAGTTCATTTAATGACTCTGATCAGAACTCTCCTCAAATATCAATGAATGCGTTGACTGGTGTGGTAAATTTCAGAATCATGTGAATCACATGATACAAGCAAAAGAATCCTCTAAACATCTTGATTGATAGTGGATCCACACACAATTTTCTGGATGTTGACATGGCTCAGAAATTGGGGTGACAAATCGAGGAACCTCAGACATGTTTGTAACCCCACTTGGCTGTTGTGATTTGTTGTTAAGGATAGAGTGGCTAATTACATTGGGTGACATAATTCGAAATTTTGACAAGTTACCATGGAATCCATAATCAAATAATAGTGGCAAGTCTACCAAGGCTCAACAGTTCAATAAAGCCTTAGCGGCAGGGGAGCACATTTCAGTTCTACAACTCTATTCATTCAAAATAGTACTAGTCATTTTACTAGTTCAGTGATTTTGGTGGGTAAAAAAGAAGGATCATTGATTACAAGGAACTTAATAAGAACACTTTGAAGAATGAGTTTCCCTTAGTAGATGATTTATTAGATGAGCTTCCTGGATCTTCAATCTTATCCAAGATTGACCTTCAGTCTGGCTATAACCAAGTGAAGATGGATCCCTTGGATGTGTACAAGATAGCTTTTAGGACTCATAGGGAATACTATGAGCATGTAGTGATGCCATTTGATCTCACTTATGCTCCAGCAACCTTTCAGTGGTTAATGAATACAGTATTTCAGCAATTCTTGAGACGACACTTATTGttctttttatcatattttggTATATAGGAAGACCTTGGAAGAACACTTGGGTCTGTTGAAACTCACTCTTAGGAACAATTAATTGTTCGCTAAGAGGAGTAAATGCTATTTTGTTGTTTGTAAAGTAGAACACCTTGGCATTTCATTTATGGTTCAGGCGTATCTACAGATCCAAATAAAACTGAAGCTATGCTCAACTGCCCTCTTACACAGACTATCGAACAATTGAGAGGGTTTCTTGGTGTCGTGGGATATTATAGAAGCTTTGTGAAAGGGTATTGAATAGTAGTAAAACCCTTAactaatatgttaaaaaaaatggatttagtGGGACCCTAGATGCTAAACTGGCATTTCAGAAACTGAAAGAATTGCTCAATTGTACTCCAGTTTTAGCtctttctaatttttctaaagtttttgTGGTGGAAGTGGATGCCCCGGGTGGTGGAATAGGAGCAGTTATTATGCAAGATCAACACCTTATGCTTATATCAATAGAGTCCTCTAATCTGCAGCAACAATCTTTGGCCACACATGAGGAAGAGTTATTAGCTGTTGTCTTTGCGACTCAGAGATGGAGACACTACCTTTTGAACAGGCACTTTAATGTCAGAACAGATCATTACAACCTTAAGTGTATACTGGAGCAGAAGTTGTCAATAGATTTTCAGCGAAAATGGCTAGTTAAACTTATGGAGTTTGACTTTTCAATAGATTATAAAAGGGGCTAGAAAATGTAGTTGTTGATGCTCTTTCAAGAAGAGTTATGATTGAATACAATAGTCTTCCTATGCATCAGTTACAAGCTGATtggataaataaaattcatttgtcATGGGTGAATGATGCTAACCTACAGAAGCTAATCAAAGAAATTCAAGAGGGAACAGTTTCTCAAAATCATTATAGATGGCAGCATGGAGAATTGAGAAGGAAGGGCAAGTTAGTTATTGGCAATGATCTAGCATTAGGGAATGATATTTAAAGTGGTTGCACACTTTTGCTGGGGAAGGACATTCAGGGATCAATGCTACTATGAAACCGGTTTAAGATGTGGTATATTGGAAAGGGGTAATCAATGATGTCAAGAAGTTCATCCAACGATGTACAATTTGCCAACAATGAAAAATATGACTCTTCAGCGGCTCCTGGTTTACATCAACCTCTTCCAGTTCCTGAACAAATTTGGAAGCATGTCACTATAGATTTCATTGAGGGCTTGCCAAGTTCATTCAGTAAGAACGTGATATTTGTAGTGGTTGACAGATTGAGCAAAGCTGCATATTTTATGGATTTGTCCCATCCTTATACAGACAGTGATGTGGCCAATCTTATATGGATAATGTGTTTAAATTGCATGGATTCCCAAGCACCAGCCCCAGTGACAGAGATCCCATTTTTATCAGTTAGTTCTGTTAAAATTTCATGACTACGGGATTTAGGTTCAGCTGTCATCAAGTTACCATCTGCAGACAGATGGTCAAACTGAAGTTATCATTTAATAGATGCTTGGAAACTTATCTGAGATGTCTGTGTAATGATGGTTCTCACAAGGGGTCAAAGTGGCCGCCATTGGCTGAATGCTGGTACAACACTTCCTACCACACTGCTACTAAAGCTACTCCTTTCGAAATAATGTATGGACAGCCAAACCCAATCAATCTCCCTTACCTCCCCAGAGAATCAAAAGTAGAATTGGTGAACAAAAGTTTAATCAAGAgaagaaattatgaaattaatcaAGTTCCACTTGAGAAGAGCCAAAGAAAGGATGAAACAGGTTGCTGATAAACATAGAAGTGATAGCAATTTAAGATTAGAGATTTTGTCTATGTGAAGCTACATCCTTATAGACAGGTATCAATGGCATTCAGGCACAATTCTAAACTGAGTCCTAAATATTTTAGCCTCTTACTGCATTGGTAGTGTAGCCTACATACAGGCTTGTCTCTCAACTCAAGAAACATGGGGGCAACTTGGCTACTGCCACTTATCTTCTTTACCAGCAAGAAGATATTTTTGCGGAAAAGGAGCCTGAACGTATCGTATGATAGCTAGAAGAAGAGGCATGCCTGTTACTAAAGGCCTTGTGAAATGGAAACACCAGCTTCTAGAAGATGCAACTTGGAAATACTACTAcggtttgaaaaagaaattccTAATCTTCCATCCTTGAGGTCAAGGATTCTTTCAAGGGAAGGGCCATGTTAGGAAACTTGTATAGCCATTAGTCGGTTAGGACTAGGCTGCAGTAAGTCAATAGTAAGGGGTTAACTCTGGTAGGAGTTAGTTGATCAGTTTTGCTATATAAGCAACTCCGACCTTATGTGAAGACATTCAATTGACGTTTCTCATATTCTTGTATTCTTCTTCTCAATTCAATGTGGCTTTCAAAACTGTTTCTGTTCGTGGTTCCCTATTGTTCCTCAAGTTCTTTGGATCTTGCACTactagagatttttttttttaacaaaaaaataactattgAAATTATCACTTGATAAGTTTCTGGACTCAGTATTTCTTTCACAATATCTATAATGTTCTAGTCAAgggttataattataatttacctTGTAATGCGTCCTTTTAAACTAAACGGTGAATCATTAATCTTGGTAGTGTTACAGCCACTGTTCTCTGCAAACATCCTATACGGCAACCTTGACTATATGATTAGTAATGTCCTTCAATCTTAAGACCAGTGATGAGAAAGTGAAGTCAAACACGAACCAGAACAAGGTAAAACAATTGTATTGGGAGATAAAGAAACTCTTACAAAATGCTGAAAAGGAGCGACTGTATAGTGTGAAATAAATCAATGTGAATATTAGTTCATATACAAGAAGAGGACGTACTTTTAACCTTCTATTTCCTCATTGTTAAAATAAAGTAAGAATTGCCATCCTAGAACAAAGGAACGCCTTCTCAACCATAATTATACCAATGCAGAATATGTTAACCTTCCTATGTAACTTTTACTATAAGCATATACCAATGATCCCCTGAACTCTGAATTTCACACAACACTAGGTTTTCATCATACAAGAATCTGAGACCTGGCAGCACCACGGGAACACCTTTTCCTGCCATTCTTGCTAAGTCCACAAACACATATGTCTAGAAGCTCATAATCCTCCTCCCAGAATAACCTGGATGCCGTCTCAGGATCTTTCAAAAGCATCTTGGATGTAAGGAAACCAGCTATGGTCCATGTTTGATACATCCGGGCTTGTTTTCCGATAAATTTTCCAGTGCGTGTATCATAGTATTCAGGCCAAGAATCAACTGGCAGTCTTTTCTCAGCCAAAGCAACTGCTTTCTGGGCAAGTTCAGTCCTCCCCATTTTGATGCATGCCAGCGTGAACTGAATATGAGATGAGGTGCAAGGGAATATATCAGAAATTAAAGCAACAGTTCATGACTTGACAGTTGACATGCAAGGTCCCAGCAACAAAACtggaaaataattttgttttatttataaaatattttgctCTCAATTAAAAAACCGAGGAAATAATCTCTCTGGATATTTTTCTCTTACTTCAGGTTCTGCAGTGTATGGTTTTAATTTCCACTTTACCGCATTATAGTAGAATGAGTTTCTATTGGTGACCTGGTATGTATTCCTGCCATGCTTATTATTATTCCCCATTGAGTTCAAAGGTTTAGGTGGTAAGACACAGGCCAAAGAGAATAGCCAACAACGAGTCTTAGCTTTCCTTAAAATACACCCATTGCCATCAGGAAAAATTTACCTGCCACAGAAGGGTTGGCCAAGATCCACCATTGTGATATGACCAAGGGCTGCAAAAGTTAAGCACGGTGTTTAGGTTAAGATGCACACAGTAGCAGCAATTCTGATTACAAAGactaacaaataataaaaatggaaTTCGCAGTTCTGACTACAAAGActaacaaataatgaaaatggAATTCAACAAATGTGCttcatattaaaaaagaatcaaaattcTCAGGTCTGCAAAcaacaaaaaggaaaattatgGTATGAACTCACGTATTCTTTGGGTCAGAACCAGTAGTTATGCGCCACTCTTCATTATCCAAGGCAGGATAACATATCTTAAGAGGCATATGGCCCACAAGATCATCCCATTTTGCTTCTATCAGATTTAAAGTAGCCTGGTTCTGTCTTGGGGTGCCCAATGACGATACAATGGACCAAAGATTTCCAAGTGTGAAAAACCTGAAGTCCATGTGAGCTGGCTGCAAATTCCCAATCAGATATCCACCTTCTTCTGGAATCCAATCCATTAACCACGGTGGAATTTGCTCTGGATAGATGTTGAATTTATTGATGGCATCCATGGAGTACTCTTCTGTTTTATACCtgtatatttcatttatctttttcatgTCCACCCAATAGTATTCTCTAATGTGGAATGACAAAGCGCTGAGCCGGTTGTTAATAGCTCTAATAAGATTATCAGTTCCCTCAGTTACAACAAGCATCTCACGTGAGCAGCGAAGAGCTGAGTAAAATAATGCCTGAAAAGTAAAACTGCCACAGCTAAATGGAAGGATAATATGTGAAAAAGTAGAAGTACATTGCAGAAACCACGTTGCCTGAATTGAgagttttatctttatttagcAGACAGATTAATGTAGCTGAAGCATATGCACTAAAATAACATACTTCAATGGAACGGGAGCATATAATGATAGATGCATAGACTTGGGCAATTTCAAATGTGTAATACAGAGCATTGTACAATTTTAAACAGAACAGACACAGAACAGCAGAAGAATGAAAAAGCTTATAGCAAAGTTAAACTTACTTGGATCTCAAGGGGGTGACCATGAATCCCCATCCTCCTGTCTATCATGCAAGAACCATCAGTGACTAGCAGAGAAGGAAACATATCGAAACCATCTGTTAAACACAAGTTAAGGATCATTTTTAAGCCTGTTTGAACATCAGCCCTTTCTTGCAAGCTGCAATCTCCTGTGAGCTTCCCGTAAGCCCGCAAGAGGATGATCCACCACAATCCTATccagaaaacaaaaacagaattaataaatgaaagttCTTTTCCATACTACTCAAATAATATTTTCCAGAGTTCTCATTCCGTATGTACAACTCTAGCAATTTTCAACATATTCCTCTATGGGAAGTATTTAAGAAACTGCTAAATAATCAACTGCTCACCTGAATCTACAGGTGCAACGCGACCAATAGCTGATTCCCCGAAATcaggatctaaaacttcttcatGTTTATCTTCGTCCAGAGCTACAGTTCTAACTTTGAAACTTGCAGGCATCAAGCCCTGTCCTGGACTGTAGCAGTCCACTGTTTTCTCCCAACTCTTTTAACaaaaatgtataatattaacaatcatttctcaacaaaatttataaacactAAATGAATCTTGCTACACAAAAATCACTTTCTTTCAGGATCAATCAATTACAGACAAAACACTGAACTGTAAAATATATTCATCCAAAAAGGAGTGCTAGCAACACAACACGGACATTACATCACgtataataaaacaaaagtatatatatatatatatatatatatatatatatatatatatatattgaaaatcaTTATAAGttatctatttaaaattatctataacAAGATTagcaaaatataacaatttaaatatattcttaCCAAATACAAATTGAATCTAATCCatttatctaaaataaataaaaagtaaaagaggaTTCATTTAGGACATTTTATCATCTTCTTCGTCAtctaattgaaaaagaaagacacTCTACTCGGAATTGACAACTTTaacaattttcatattatataaagatataagaagaaaataaataaaaacattctaaataatgcatatatataattcaaaacattCTTGATTATATGTGATTTCTGGCCTATTTTCATAAACATAATAGAAACTTCATAA from the Vigna angularis cultivar LongXiaoDou No.4 chromosome 3, ASM1680809v1, whole genome shotgun sequence genome contains:
- the LOC108325018 gene encoding protein AGENET DOMAIN (AGD)-CONTAINING P1, whose protein sequence is MRASKEQLVFFKEQLRIHREWFDHKWVPPLQQKNDESNEAAKPDESNEAAKPDESNEAAKPDEFVQGAIVEVSSDEEGFSGAWFEATIVEAKGNDKFLVEYQTLLADDDSNLLREEIDVFHIRPPPPNTNVDGQFNLLDEVDALYNDGWWVGVISKVLADSKYVIYFRSSNEELEFHHSHLRLHQDWIHGKWVMPSKAMKL